The following proteins come from a genomic window of Thiothrix unzii:
- a CDS encoding TIGR00730 family Rossman fold protein, with protein MDAQHRNHHPALMPISDEELARESWKVFQIMGEFVDGFERLAHLRPSVSIFGSARILADDPLYALTEAIAHKLSDAGFAVVSGGGPGLMEAANKGAFAGKSPSVGLNIQLPHEQQTNAYQDVSLYFRHFFSRKVMFVKYASAYVVMPGGFGTLDELAEIITLVQTGKSRKIPIVLVHTPFWTGLLEWFRNTLVKQGTIAADDLDLFVVLDDADAIVKHIFHYYERAVSGPSAAERANFMEI; from the coding sequence ATGGATGCACAACACCGTAACCATCATCCCGCGTTGATGCCCATCAGTGACGAAGAACTCGCCCGCGAAAGCTGGAAAGTGTTTCAGATCATGGGGGAATTTGTGGATGGCTTTGAACGCTTGGCACATTTACGCCCGTCGGTGAGTATTTTTGGGTCGGCACGTATTTTAGCGGATGACCCACTGTACGCTTTGACGGAAGCCATTGCGCACAAGTTATCGGATGCGGGTTTCGCGGTGGTCAGCGGTGGCGGCCCCGGCTTAATGGAAGCCGCCAACAAAGGGGCATTCGCCGGGAAATCGCCCAGCGTCGGTTTAAACATTCAGCTACCGCACGAGCAACAGACCAACGCTTACCAAGATGTATCGCTGTATTTCCGGCACTTTTTCTCACGCAAGGTGATGTTTGTTAAATACGCTTCTGCTTACGTGGTAATGCCCGGTGGTTTTGGCACATTGGATGAATTGGCGGAAATCATTACCTTGGTACAAACCGGGAAAAGCCGTAAGATACCCATCGTGCTAGTGCACACGCCATTCTGGACGGGGCTACTGGAGTGGTTCAGGAATACGCTGGTAAAACAGGGTACAATAGCTGCCGATGACTTGGATTTGTTTGTCGTCCTTGATGACGCAGATGCCATCGTTAAACACATTTTCCACTATTACGAACGCGCGGTTTCCGGCCCCTCTGCTGCCGAACGCGCTAATTTCATGGAGATATAA